The sequence TATTGGTGGCACTAAATGCACCAATCACTACTCAAACCGAGCtcgacgctggccatggcggacacggcggtgCGGCTGCGCTACACCAGCAAAGTGAGGccggtagcagttaaacaaaatgcttgggaagactcagcagctcaccccaaacacgctcgagctGATGGCTGAACCGAAGGAGCAACAGAAAGGCTTGTCGTCGATCACCGCAGACACGGCGGTGCAAGCTGTCATCGACGGCGGCGTTCCGGTGGCTGCAGTGGATGAAAAGGTCATCCAACAAGACACAGAGCATCACGGCAACACGGTGAAGCTGGAGCTATGCGTAGCAAGGGCAGAGACGCACCGTAGAGTGGTGGCCACTGTGAAGCGAACTCGACGGCGAtactgccggccacgaggaagaaaggcgatGCGTAGCGTTTGTCGGCGAAATCAAGCGTCTAGGACAGGTTGGCTTGgttcgcaaggagtaggcggagtTGTGGTATGCTTTGCTGAGACCGGGAGGGCGCTACGGCGACGgcacgagctcgacggagctgagcggcgacgacgggaaaaacagaggagaggaAACGGAGGAGAACGGCGACGACGTAGGCTTTATATCGCGGCCAGGAAGCACGGAGAAGCCACGCAGCAGCcttcccatgccagcgcgaagccggagGTGGCCATGGGCGCGCCTGGAAGACGtcggaagctcaccgacggtgaggtttcGGAATGCTGCACTGTTCACtatatttaccgaattgccactcgatccatttttcaaattactctcaaatttgtatggtaactcaaaaataaaagttgctccaaattcaaagttctacaactttgctttaacaaccatactcaaattatgtctacattttaaaatgcaagtttaaaatcaaaaggggacactttaagaatttatcccttttcaaattacttaaaaaattatataacaactttgaaaactccaaaaaccaactttgtacaaaatgacaagctctacactttctcttttaggctcaaccccaaaatatacttagattttgaattagattttccagggtagaattaaacgctggaaattagggttttcggaattccaattcaatacaaaggttttgaaattgattcatccacacaagtcaacacatatcatcataaaaataaacttgttttagtgaatgcatatcaaaattttcactaacacaaaaataatgtgcaatgcatatgatgacatggcatattttagggtttaaaacaccagaggtgttacagtgtTAGATAGGTTTATTAGGCCTTTCGGTTAGCATCTTGTAATCATGTCATTGGGCCTAATTGCTACAAGCCCATGCACGCATAGAGGCGACGTATGCTCGGCCAGGTTCGCTTGCTCTCGATGGCAAGTCCTATATGTATTAGGATTGATCAGTGAATCTAATTATTGCGTGATTATTGATCCGCTTTCACGGATATTCAATATATAATATCGTACTCAAATTCGAAAACTTAAATAATATATTTACGATGTTGATATCCAATCATAAAATATCTCCCTTATCTCCACCAATGCGGAGCCACCTCCTGCGCCGTTGCGCGACCTGCAGCCGATCGGTGGAAATACTCAAGCCGACTGAAAACCACGGTGAAAACGCGCGCGTGCCGCATCACCCACGCACCCACCCGCGCCGTCCTTCCCGTCCCATCACGGCCGTTCAGCCTCCGCGCCCCCGAGTCCCAACGCCCAACGTCCCACGggccacggcccacggcccacggtCCCTCACGCGCGCTTGGCTCGCACGTGCCACTGCCCCCAGCCCGTACCCGTAtaacccccgccgccgccgccgccgccaccaccctttCCCTCTCGCTCTGTGTTTCCTCTCGCCAGCTTTGCGGGAAAAGAGACACCAGAGACAAACCCCCGCCTCCTCTCCGCCTTTCTCCCGAGTCCCGACCTGCCCATTTCGCCCCCCGCCCCACTTCCTCCTAAAACCCTAACCCCTCGACCTCCCAAGatggcgtcgccgccgccgcctcccgtcGCAGCCGCTGCCCCAGCCGCCGCGGCGTCCggatcgccgccgccggcgcaagTGGTAAGCTCACCGTGCCCCCGATCCGCCCGCCCCCGGGGCCGGGCTCGCCCGCTGGATCCGCGCTGACTCGATTCGTGCGCCGTGCTCCGTGGCGGCCCTCCTCTTGTTCTGCGCAGGTGGGCAACGCCTTTGTGCATCAGTACTACAACATCCTGCACCAGTCGCCGGAGCTCGTCTACCGCTTCTACCAGGAGGCCAGCCGCCTCGGGCGCCCCGCCGGCACCGGCGCCGACGGCCTGGACACGGTCACCACCATGGGCGTAAGTTCCTCGCCCACGCCGCCTCTCTTACTCTCCCGCAGCCCAGATCTGGCGCCCCCAGGCCTAATTCTCACCGCAATGGAGGGGGGGTTTTGGTGTGCCTCTGAtttgtgtgcgcgcgcgcgcgtctGGTTGTGCAGGCGATTAACGAGAAGATCGTgtccatgggcatcgaccgggcGGAGATCAAGGCGGTGGACGCGCAGGAATCGCTCTGTGGCGGCGTCACCGTGCTCGTCATGGGCCACCTTACGGGGAGGAACGGCGTCAGCCGCGAGTTCGTGCAGTCCTTCTTCCTTGCGCCGCAGGAGAAGGGCTACTTCGTTCTCAACGACATACTGCGCTACGTTGGGGAGGGGGGAGGGGACGAGGGGGCcgagcagccgccgccgcagcagctggCACCGGAGATTGCTGCGGATGTGGACACCGCCACCCCTGCTCCTATCCTGGCCAACGGCACTGTCGGAGGGGACACAGTGACCGTTCCTCGGGGTGTGTAGCACTATAACATCTTTGAAACTGTTTTGTTGCTGTGATCTTAATCATGTGTTTGAACCACTTTTCTTTCTCTGTCTGTTTGTAGATGCTTCGCCTCAGCCCGAGTGCCAGGTGGCTGAGCCTGCACTTAATCCAAAGGAGGAAGTTCTGAACGGGGAGGATGTTTGTAACCTGCCAAATGATGTGGAGAATCCTGTTGTTGAGGAAACACCGGTTCCTGAGGTCATAAATGAAGTGCCGAATAATGTAGCAGTCGCTCCACCAATTTCATCTCCCCCTGTACCACTGGAGGAGGCACCAAAGAAGTCATATGCTTCAATTGTAGGTTTTCAAAAGCCATTCATTTTCTTGTATCATGCTCAACATCACGGAATAAAATCAGTACCTTAATTTGTGCATGCATTTCTGACAATCTTATATCTGGTCGTACAAGGCAAAAAagttttttcaattttttttgggATTTCTTATTATATTTTGTATCATTATAGTGAATTTG comes from Miscanthus floridulus cultivar M001 unplaced genomic scaffold, ASM1932011v1 fs_848_4_5, whole genome shotgun sequence and encodes:
- the LOC136533307 gene encoding nuclear transport factor 2-like codes for the protein MASPPPPPVAAAAPAAAASGSPPPAQVVGNAFVHQYYNILHQSPELVYRFYQEASRLGRPAGTGADGLDTVTTMGAINEKIVSMGIDRAEIKAVDAQESLCGGVTVLVMGHLTGRNGVSREFVQSFFLAPQEKGYFVLNDILRYVGEGGGDEGAEQPPPQQLAPEIAADVDTATPAPILANGTVGGDTVTVPRDASPQPECQVAEPALNPKEEVLNGEDVCNLPNDVENPVVEETPVPEVINEVPNNVAVAPPISSPPVPLEEAPKKSYASIVKVMKEYRPPAPAVPSRPAPPKTEKQASPAPAPVADAPAFTPNPQSSSFQDPEVDAHAIYVRGLPLNATPQQLEEEFKRFGAIKHEGIQVRSNKIQGFCYGFVEFEDASAVQTAIEASPVTIGGRQCYVEEKRTTGSRGGSRGGRFPPGRGGNFRGEGIRGRGTYNGGRGYGRGEFSYRSDYGGRGGGRGGSSRGGDVGYQRVDHSGTASGRGARAPSAATAVAK